A single genomic interval of Tsukamurella paurometabola harbors:
- a CDS encoding MarR family winged helix-turn-helix transcriptional regulator produces the protein MHDVDAAMAQWRTEYPDLDTLPMSIVGRLAHLEAAARAAIEAPLEQAGLRRGEFDVLATLRRSGAPFALAPAVLADQLLITRAGLTARLDRLEAAGLVSRTPRPTDGRGKTVTLTDPGRRLIERLLPEHIERERTLLGALTDDELRTLDDLLRRLTTG, from the coding sequence GTGCATGACGTCGACGCCGCCATGGCCCAGTGGCGCACCGAGTACCCCGACCTCGACACGCTGCCGATGAGCATCGTCGGTCGGCTCGCACACCTCGAGGCCGCGGCCCGCGCGGCCATCGAGGCACCGCTCGAACAGGCGGGACTGCGCCGCGGTGAATTCGACGTGCTCGCCACGCTCCGCCGCTCCGGCGCTCCGTTCGCCCTCGCTCCGGCCGTCCTCGCCGACCAACTGCTGATCACACGCGCGGGCCTGACCGCACGGCTCGACCGACTCGAGGCCGCGGGCCTGGTGTCCCGCACCCCGCGTCCCACCGACGGACGCGGGAAGACGGTCACGCTCACGGACCCCGGACGACGACTGATCGAGCGACTGCTCCCCGAGCACATCGAACGCGAACGCACCCTCCTCGGCGCCCTGACGGACGACGAACTGCGGACGCTCGACGACCTCCTGCGACGACTCACCACGGGGTGA
- a CDS encoding A24 family peptidase yields the protein MEWGLFGGALLAWCAALCWFDVRERRLPNVLTLPAACVAVLGSLGAWFDGAPAPLVGAVLWTAVNGAAFLARGMGAGDVKLAPALGAVVAGAGGVPAVLLAILGAQLLTVAWALAARDRTVPHGPPMIAAALVLSGLAVTPW from the coding sequence GTGGAGTGGGGGCTCTTCGGGGGTGCGCTGTTGGCGTGGTGTGCGGCACTGTGCTGGTTCGACGTGCGCGAGCGGCGCCTGCCGAACGTCCTGACCCTGCCCGCCGCGTGCGTCGCCGTCCTCGGTTCGCTCGGGGCCTGGTTCGACGGTGCCCCCGCCCCGCTGGTCGGGGCCGTCCTCTGGACGGCGGTGAACGGCGCCGCCTTCCTCGCCCGCGGCATGGGCGCCGGTGACGTGAAGCTGGCGCCGGCACTCGGCGCGGTCGTCGCGGGGGCCGGCGGTGTCCCCGCGGTGCTCCTCGCGATCCTCGGCGCTCAGTTGCTCACCGTCGCGTGGGCGCTCGCCGCCCGCGACCGCACCGTGCCGCACGGGCCGCCGATGATCGCGGCGGCACTGGTGCTGTCGGGACTCGCCGTCACCCCGTGGTGA
- a CDS encoding acyl-CoA thioesterase: protein MTDFRYRFRPRYYEIDRQGVMFNMWYLGYVDTAIGEFYADRGLPYEAMLAAGYDSQVVHVELDYAAGLTDAGDTELVMRTGRIGTKSFTIEFVFVTDLDAAEPTEAVAGRIVYAVIAADGSGAIAIPDALREALQA, encoded by the coding sequence ATGACCGACTTCCGTTACCGGTTCCGGCCGCGGTACTACGAGATCGACCGCCAGGGCGTCATGTTCAACATGTGGTACCTCGGGTACGTCGACACGGCCATCGGCGAGTTCTACGCCGACCGCGGCCTGCCGTACGAGGCGATGCTCGCTGCGGGCTACGACTCGCAGGTGGTGCACGTCGAGCTCGATTACGCGGCCGGGCTCACCGATGCGGGCGATACCGAGCTGGTCATGCGGACCGGCCGGATCGGGACGAAGAGCTTCACGATCGAATTCGTCTTCGTCACCGATCTGGACGCCGCCGAGCCGACCGAGGCCGTCGCGGGGAGGATCGTGTACGCCGTGATCGCCGCCGACGGCTCTGGTGCGATCGCGATTCCCGATGCGCTGCGCGAGGCCCTGCAGGCCTGA
- a CDS encoding shikimate dehydrogenase: MRAVTRRAAVLGSPIAHSLSPVLHGAAFVALGLDWTYERIECDADALPGLVGALGPEWVGLSVTMPGKFAALEFADERTERAVTVGSANTLVRTGTGWLADCTDVDGADGLLAECGATGESAVVVGAGGTARPVFAALADRGFTRTTVLARSEERAQGALACAEAFGLASTWAPLDAAAVPAADVVVSTLPGTAQSDDFPLMDALSSAAPAIADVAYDPWPTLLVAAAEAKGARTAGGLTMLLHQAFRQAEWFTGMPAPREAMAAALAAAREAS; the protein is encoded by the coding sequence CTGCGGGCCGTGACGAGGCGCGCAGCGGTCCTGGGGAGCCCGATCGCGCACTCGCTCTCGCCCGTACTGCACGGCGCGGCGTTCGTGGCGCTCGGCCTGGACTGGACGTACGAGCGGATCGAATGCGACGCCGACGCGCTGCCCGGCCTCGTCGGCGCGCTCGGGCCGGAATGGGTCGGCCTGTCGGTCACCATGCCGGGCAAGTTCGCGGCGCTGGAGTTCGCGGACGAGCGCACGGAGCGCGCCGTCACCGTCGGTTCCGCCAACACGCTGGTCCGTACCGGGACGGGCTGGCTGGCCGACTGCACGGACGTCGACGGTGCCGACGGCCTCCTGGCCGAATGCGGAGCGACAGGGGAGTCGGCGGTCGTCGTCGGCGCGGGCGGCACGGCACGGCCGGTGTTCGCCGCGCTCGCCGACCGGGGCTTCACCCGCACGACGGTGCTCGCCCGTTCGGAGGAGCGGGCGCAGGGCGCCCTCGCGTGCGCCGAGGCGTTCGGCCTCGCCTCGACGTGGGCGCCGCTCGACGCGGCGGCGGTGCCCGCCGCGGACGTGGTGGTCTCCACGCTGCCCGGCACCGCGCAGTCCGACGACTTCCCGCTGATGGATGCGCTGTCCTCGGCGGCGCCGGCGATCGCCGACGTGGCCTACGATCCGTGGCCCACCCTGCTGGTGGCGGCGGCGGAGGCGAAGGGCGCCCGGACCGCCGGCGGGCTGACGATGCTGCTGCACCAGGCGTTCCGGCAGGCCGAGTGGTTCACCGGTATGCCCGCGCCGCGGGAGGCGATGGCGGCTGCTCTGGCCGCGGCCAGGGAGGCGTCATGA
- a CDS encoding endolytic transglycosylase MltG: MSDGWNNERADPVAIGGQRTTRAERRRAAQRERIKRRRRVALLSLIVVFLVVIGGVLWTVRGSLFGGSAPDDYASGQAGPEVVVHIVGQNNSDFAQNLVDAGVVKSVGAFNQAAGDKPISAGYYELRKTLPAAEAVTMLVDPARSHRVGMLNVSAGAVLDDKRSKDNKVAQGIFSQLSAATAHTVDGVKKQTPKADFVKVASSASVADLGVPEWAAGTVTRLKGDHRRIEGLIAPGVWDQIDPSATPIAILRQLITASAKQYEAQGLLTASRSSPAKLAPYQVLVSASIVEREVNQADDYPKVARVILNRLAKNQKLEMDSTVNYGEAVTGIDVAGEKLLKKTEWNTYAKTGLPATPIGAVGTDALVATENPAPGPWLYFVTVDNQGTTLFTDDFAQHERNRQKACDTKFLTVGCGP; encoded by the coding sequence GTGAGCGACGGGTGGAACAACGAGCGCGCCGACCCGGTGGCGATCGGCGGGCAGCGCACCACCCGCGCGGAGCGGCGCCGCGCCGCGCAGCGGGAGCGGATCAAGCGCCGGCGCCGGGTGGCGCTGCTGTCGCTGATCGTCGTGTTCCTGGTCGTCATCGGCGGCGTGCTGTGGACGGTGCGCGGTTCGTTGTTCGGCGGTTCCGCGCCGGACGACTACGCCTCCGGCCAGGCCGGCCCCGAGGTCGTGGTCCACATCGTCGGCCAGAACAACTCCGATTTCGCGCAGAACCTGGTGGACGCCGGTGTGGTGAAGTCCGTCGGTGCGTTCAACCAGGCCGCGGGGGACAAGCCCATCTCGGCGGGGTACTACGAGTTGCGCAAGACGCTGCCGGCCGCGGAGGCCGTCACCATGCTCGTCGACCCGGCCCGCTCGCACCGGGTCGGCATGCTCAACGTGTCGGCCGGCGCGGTCCTCGATGACAAGCGCAGCAAGGACAACAAGGTCGCGCAGGGCATCTTCAGCCAGCTCTCCGCCGCGACCGCCCACACCGTCGACGGGGTGAAGAAGCAGACCCCGAAGGCGGATTTCGTCAAGGTCGCATCCAGCGCGAGCGTCGCCGATCTGGGCGTTCCGGAGTGGGCGGCCGGCACCGTCACCCGGCTCAAGGGCGACCACCGTCGCATCGAGGGCCTCATCGCGCCGGGCGTCTGGGACCAGATCGATCCGTCCGCGACGCCGATCGCGATCCTCAGGCAGCTCATCACCGCGTCCGCCAAACAGTACGAGGCGCAGGGCCTGCTCACCGCGAGCCGCAGCTCGCCGGCGAAGCTCGCGCCGTACCAGGTACTGGTGTCGGCCTCGATCGTCGAGCGCGAGGTGAACCAGGCGGACGACTACCCCAAGGTCGCGCGCGTCATCCTGAACCGGCTGGCGAAGAACCAGAAGCTGGAGATGGACTCGACGGTGAACTACGGCGAGGCCGTGACCGGCATCGACGTCGCGGGCGAGAAGCTGCTCAAGAAGACGGAGTGGAACACCTACGCGAAGACGGGGCTGCCCGCCACGCCGATCGGCGCTGTGGGCACCGACGCGCTGGTCGCGACCGAGAACCCGGCCCCGGGACCGTGGCTGTACTTCGTCACCGTCGACAACCAGGGCACCACGCTGTTCACGGACGACTTCGCACAGCACGAGCGCAACCGGCAGAAGGCGTGCGACACCAAGTTCCTGACGGTGGGCTGCGGGCCGTGA
- the ruvX gene encoding Holliday junction resolvase RuvX, producing the protein MGDAEPAWERGRRLALDVGRARIGVAVCDPDGILATPVETVRAAKDGSDLRRIAQLVADYEPVEIVIGMPRTLKGERGSSAKMAEAFARRLAGALGATATPPPRVCFFDERFTTVTAQRALRDNGVRAKEQRAVIDQAAAVAILQGWLDERRPVPGPEEVDE; encoded by the coding sequence GTGGGCGACGCGGAACCCGCCTGGGAGCGGGGCCGGCGGCTGGCCCTCGATGTGGGCCGGGCCCGCATCGGGGTGGCCGTCTGCGATCCCGACGGGATCCTCGCGACGCCGGTGGAGACGGTCCGCGCAGCCAAGGACGGCTCGGACCTCCGCCGGATCGCGCAGCTGGTGGCGGACTACGAGCCGGTCGAGATCGTGATCGGGATGCCCCGCACCCTCAAGGGCGAGCGCGGCTCCTCGGCGAAGATGGCGGAGGCGTTCGCGCGGCGGCTCGCCGGGGCGCTCGGTGCCACGGCCACGCCACCGCCGCGGGTATGTTTTTTCGATGAGCGCTTCACCACCGTGACGGCGCAGCGGGCGCTGCGCGACAACGGGGTGCGGGCGAAGGAGCAGCGAGCGGTGATCGATCAGGCCGCCGCAGTGGCCATCCTGCAGGGGTGGCTCGACGAGCGGAGGCCGGTGCCCGGTCCCGAGGAGGTCGACGAGTGA
- the alaS gene encoding alanine--tRNA ligase, with translation MQTHEIRKRFTDHFVKAGHTQVPSASLVLNDPNQLFVIAGMVPFVPYFLGQQTPPYDRATSIQKCVRTLDIEEVGITTRHNTFFQMAGNFSFGDYFKRDAIRFAWSLLTNPVDEGGFGMDPERLWSTVYLDDDEARDLWLEVGQVPERIQRRGMKDNYWSMGIPGPAGPCSEIFYDRGPEYGVEGGPEADEDRYIEIWNLVFMQNERGQGGGKENFEILGELPKKNIDTGMGVERVAFLLQGVDNVYDTDLLRPVIDRAQALTGQRYNAGDAEHDRLFRVIADHTRTAVMLIQDGVNPGNDGRGYVLRRLLRRVVRSARLLGATGETMGDFVDTVISTMSPSYPELTDDAQRIRTVATGEEQAFLKTLEQGTTLFGNAVDSTKSSGKTVLSGDDAFTLHDTYGFPIDLTLEMASEAGLTVDEDGFRALMAEQRQRAKDDANSRKSALADLSVFREFVDRGPTEFTGFDELVSDAQVLGLVKDGVRVPVVHQGDDVEIVLDRSPLYAEAGGQLADIGTITSAAGAQIVVTDVQRVAKTLWRHQGTVASGEVSEGDTVTVAVDAAHRHGSTQGHSGTHLVHAALRQVLGPNAVQAGSLNKPGYLRFDFRWSGGLSDEQRADIERVTNEAVQADYAVHTDVTDLESAKKRGAMALFGENYGDRVRVVEIGGPFSLELCGGTHVASSGLVGPVTVLGESSVGSGVRRVEAYVGLDSQQYLAKEHALVSALSSSLKVPSEEVPARVESLVTRLKDAEKELEKLRAQAALSALAELASSPERVGAVRLVAARAPEGVTAGELRGLVTQLKGRLGAEPAVIALFAVDGEKVPFVVAANDAAQDLGVKAGDVVKAAAPAVGGRGGGKADMAQGAGSDATGIDGALAAVRAEVARTVGA, from the coding sequence GTGCAGACCCATGAGATTCGGAAGCGGTTCACGGACCACTTCGTCAAGGCCGGACACACCCAGGTGCCGAGTGCATCGCTGGTCCTGAACGACCCGAATCAGCTCTTCGTCATCGCCGGCATGGTGCCCTTCGTGCCGTACTTCCTGGGCCAGCAGACCCCGCCCTACGATCGCGCCACGTCGATCCAGAAGTGCGTCCGCACACTGGACATCGAAGAGGTCGGTATCACCACCCGGCACAACACCTTCTTCCAGATGGCCGGCAACTTCAGCTTCGGCGACTACTTCAAGCGCGACGCGATCCGATTCGCCTGGTCGCTGCTGACGAACCCGGTCGACGAGGGCGGCTTCGGCATGGACCCCGAGCGCCTGTGGTCGACGGTCTACCTCGACGACGACGAGGCCCGCGACCTGTGGCTCGAGGTCGGCCAGGTCCCCGAGCGCATCCAGCGCCGCGGCATGAAGGACAACTACTGGTCGATGGGCATCCCCGGCCCGGCCGGCCCGTGCTCGGAGATCTTCTACGACCGCGGCCCCGAGTACGGCGTCGAAGGCGGCCCCGAGGCCGACGAGGACCGGTACATCGAGATCTGGAACCTCGTCTTCATGCAGAACGAGCGGGGCCAGGGCGGCGGCAAGGAGAACTTCGAGATCCTCGGCGAGCTTCCGAAGAAGAACATCGACACCGGCATGGGGGTCGAGCGCGTCGCCTTCCTCCTGCAGGGGGTCGACAACGTCTACGACACCGACCTGCTGCGCCCCGTGATTGACCGGGCGCAGGCGCTCACGGGTCAGCGCTACAACGCCGGCGACGCCGAGCACGACCGGCTCTTCCGCGTCATCGCCGACCACACCCGCACCGCCGTGATGCTCATCCAGGACGGTGTGAATCCCGGCAACGACGGCCGCGGTTACGTGCTGCGCCGGCTGCTGCGCCGCGTCGTCCGGTCGGCCCGCCTGCTCGGCGCCACGGGCGAGACGATGGGCGACTTCGTCGACACCGTCATCTCGACGATGTCGCCCTCCTACCCCGAGCTCACCGACGACGCGCAGCGCATCCGCACCGTCGCCACCGGCGAGGAGCAGGCCTTCCTCAAGACCCTGGAGCAGGGCACCACGCTGTTCGGCAACGCCGTCGACTCCACCAAGTCCTCCGGGAAGACGGTGCTGTCCGGCGACGACGCGTTCACCCTGCACGACACCTACGGCTTCCCGATCGACTTGACGCTGGAGATGGCCTCCGAGGCCGGGCTCACCGTCGACGAGGACGGATTCCGGGCGCTCATGGCGGAGCAGCGCCAGCGCGCGAAGGACGACGCGAACTCCCGGAAGTCGGCGCTCGCCGACCTCTCGGTGTTCCGCGAGTTCGTCGACCGCGGGCCCACCGAGTTCACCGGTTTCGACGAGTTGGTCTCCGACGCCCAGGTGCTGGGCCTGGTCAAGGACGGCGTCCGTGTGCCCGTCGTGCACCAGGGCGACGACGTGGAGATCGTGCTCGACCGGAGCCCGCTCTACGCCGAGGCCGGCGGTCAGCTCGCCGACATCGGCACGATCACCTCCGCCGCCGGCGCCCAGATCGTGGTGACCGATGTGCAGCGCGTGGCGAAGACGCTGTGGCGGCATCAGGGCACCGTGGCGTCCGGCGAGGTCTCCGAGGGCGACACCGTCACCGTCGCGGTCGACGCGGCCCACCGCCACGGGAGCACCCAGGGGCACTCCGGTACCCATCTCGTGCACGCAGCGCTGCGGCAGGTCCTCGGTCCCAACGCCGTCCAGGCGGGCTCGCTCAACAAGCCGGGCTACCTGCGCTTCGACTTCCGCTGGTCGGGCGGCTTGAGCGACGAGCAGCGCGCCGACATCGAACGCGTCACCAACGAGGCCGTGCAGGCCGACTACGCCGTGCACACCGATGTCACGGACCTCGAGTCCGCGAAGAAGCGCGGCGCGATGGCGCTGTTCGGCGAGAACTACGGCGACCGGGTCCGCGTCGTCGAGATCGGCGGCCCCTTCTCCCTGGAGTTGTGCGGCGGCACGCACGTCGCCAGCTCGGGACTCGTCGGCCCGGTCACCGTCCTCGGCGAGAGCTCCGTCGGCTCGGGCGTCCGCCGCGTCGAGGCGTACGTGGGCCTCGACTCGCAGCAGTACCTCGCGAAGGAGCACGCGTTGGTCTCGGCGCTGTCGAGCTCGCTCAAGGTGCCCTCCGAGGAGGTCCCGGCCCGCGTCGAATCGCTGGTGACGCGCCTCAAGGACGCCGAGAAGGAGCTCGAGAAGCTGCGCGCGCAGGCGGCCCTGTCGGCGCTGGCCGAACTCGCCTCGTCGCCGGAGCGCGTCGGGGCGGTCCGGCTGGTGGCCGCGCGGGCCCCGGAGGGTGTCACCGCCGGGGAGCTCCGCGGCCTCGTCACCCAGCTGAAGGGGCGCCTCGGCGCGGAGCCCGCCGTCATCGCGCTGTTCGCGGTGGACGGCGAGAAGGTGCCGTTCGTGGTGGCCGCCAACGACGCCGCGCAGGACCTGGGCGTCAAGGCGGGCGACGTGGTCAAGGCGGCCGCCCCCGCGGTCGGCGGACGCGGCGGCGGTAAGGCCGACATGGCGCAGGGAGCGGGGTCGGACGCCACCGGGATCGACGGTGCCCTCGCCGCGGTCCGGGCCGAGGTCGCGCGGACGGTCGGCGCCTGA
- a CDS encoding replication-associated recombination protein A, which yields MTGSLFGDDGDLGAPPEAPSSRGPVEFVPTHAGTPLAVRMRPRDLDEVLGQEHLLGPGTPLRRLIDGAGAASVILYGPPGTGKTTIASLISGATGRRFEALSALSAGVKDVRAVIEMARRRLLVDEQTVLFIDEVHRFSKAQQDALLAAVENRVVLLVAATTENPSFSVVSPLLSRSLILQLRPLEPTHISQLIDRALSDPRGYDGALTITDEAREHLVRLAGGDARRSLTALEAAADVTLGEGGDEITLEAVESSIDTAAVRYDRAGDQHYDVISAFIKSIRGSDVDAALHYLARMISAGEDPRFIARRLVVHASEDIGMADPQALLVATAAAQAVQLIGMPEARLALAQATIHLASAPKSDGVVAAIGAAMGDVAAGKAGPVPPHLRDGHYAGAEKLGNAQGYVYPHHVPGGVAAQQYPPDDLVGVDYYAPTDHGFEREIGPRVTRLRGILRRR from the coding sequence GGCGACGACGGGGACCTCGGAGCGCCACCCGAAGCACCGTCCTCCCGCGGGCCGGTCGAGTTCGTCCCCACCCATGCGGGTACCCCGCTCGCGGTCCGCATGCGGCCCCGCGACCTCGACGAGGTGCTCGGTCAGGAGCACCTGCTCGGCCCCGGGACGCCGCTGCGCCGCCTCATCGACGGCGCCGGCGCGGCCAGCGTGATCCTGTACGGCCCGCCCGGAACGGGCAAGACCACGATCGCCTCGCTCATCTCCGGCGCGACGGGGCGCCGGTTCGAGGCACTGTCGGCGCTCTCCGCGGGCGTGAAGGACGTGCGCGCGGTCATCGAGATGGCCCGGCGTCGTCTCCTCGTCGACGAGCAGACGGTGCTGTTCATCGACGAGGTGCACCGGTTCTCCAAGGCCCAGCAGGACGCGTTGCTCGCGGCCGTCGAGAACCGCGTGGTGCTGCTCGTCGCCGCCACCACGGAGAACCCGAGCTTCTCCGTGGTCTCGCCGTTGCTCTCGCGCTCGCTGATCCTGCAGCTGCGGCCGCTGGAGCCGACGCACATCTCGCAACTCATCGACCGGGCCCTGTCGGATCCGCGGGGCTACGACGGTGCGCTGACGATCACCGACGAGGCCCGCGAGCACCTGGTGCGCCTGGCCGGTGGCGACGCCCGGCGCTCGCTCACCGCGCTGGAGGCCGCCGCGGACGTGACGCTGGGGGAGGGCGGCGACGAGATCACCCTCGAGGCGGTCGAATCGTCGATCGACACGGCGGCGGTCCGCTACGACCGCGCGGGCGACCAGCACTACGACGTCATCAGCGCCTTCATCAAGTCGATCCGCGGCTCCGACGTCGACGCGGCGCTGCACTATCTGGCCCGGATGATCTCGGCGGGCGAGGACCCGCGGTTCATCGCCCGCCGCCTCGTGGTGCACGCCTCCGAGGACATCGGTATGGCCGACCCGCAGGCGCTGCTCGTCGCCACCGCCGCCGCCCAGGCGGTGCAGCTCATCGGCATGCCCGAGGCACGGCTCGCGCTCGCGCAGGCCACCATCCACCTCGCGTCGGCGCCCAAGTCCGACGGGGTCGTCGCCGCGATCGGTGCGGCCATGGGCGACGTGGCGGCCGGCAAGGCGGGGCCGGTGCCGCCGCACCTGCGGGACGGTCACTACGCCGGCGCGGAGAAGCTTGGCAACGCCCAGGGCTACGTCTACCCGCATCACGTGCCCGGCGGCGTCGCCGCACAGCAGTACCCGCCCGACGACCTGGTCGGTGTCGACTACTACGCCCCCACGGACCACGGCTTCGAACGCGAGATCGGCCCGCGCGTGACGCGGCTGCGCGGGATACTGAGGCGGCGGTAA